Proteins co-encoded in one Sporosarcina sp. FSL K6-1522 genomic window:
- a CDS encoding aminoglycoside phosphotransferase family protein: MKNALEKAKRWVEEELGTAVVSMRQLPGSTSSTLYEMTTIKGVVVLRQLDNQEWLLEEPDVVRHEAMSLQKASTGRLLAPSLIAFDETGEISGLPSILMTKVEGSVELQPADFEKWVEGLATALIGIHGLAVAHFPWQYASYTSRDEVEVPKWTKKQAVWQAAFDQLQSPVPDFKETFIHRDFHPANILWLNGEVSGIVDWPNACLGPAGIDIGHCRVNLALLYGVEVADLFLRAYKKAAGTSFPYDSYWDIVSAFDFLDGPPTVYPGWASFGVTDLTDAMMEERLDAFVGSLF; the protein is encoded by the coding sequence ATGAAGAATGCGCTTGAAAAGGCGAAGCGTTGGGTTGAGGAAGAACTAGGAACGGCGGTTGTATCCATGCGGCAATTGCCGGGGAGTACGTCCTCTACCCTGTATGAAATGACAACGATAAAAGGGGTCGTCGTTTTACGGCAATTGGACAATCAAGAATGGTTGTTGGAAGAGCCAGATGTCGTGCGCCATGAAGCGATGAGTTTACAAAAGGCGTCAACTGGCAGATTACTGGCTCCATCTCTCATTGCTTTTGATGAAACAGGAGAAATTAGCGGATTGCCGTCTATTTTGATGACGAAAGTAGAAGGAAGTGTTGAGTTACAACCCGCTGATTTCGAGAAGTGGGTAGAAGGATTGGCAACAGCGCTTATTGGGATTCACGGGTTGGCGGTGGCGCATTTTCCATGGCAATATGCATCTTACACTAGTCGGGATGAGGTAGAAGTTCCTAAGTGGACGAAGAAGCAAGCTGTTTGGCAAGCAGCATTCGACCAATTACAGAGCCCAGTGCCTGATTTTAAAGAGACGTTTATTCACCGTGACTTTCATCCGGCAAATATTCTTTGGCTGAATGGTGAAGTGAGTGGCATTGTGGATTGGCCAAATGCGTGTCTCGGTCCGGCGGGCATTGATATAGGGCATTGTCGTGTGAATCTTGCATTGTTGTATGGCGTTGAAGTGGCGGATTTGTTCTTGCGAGCGTATAAAAAGGCGGCAGGCACTTCATTTCCATATGATTCATATTGGGATATTGTGTCGGCATTTGATTTCTTAGATGGGCCTCCAACTGTTTATCCGGGCTGGGCTTCTTTTGGCGTGACGGATTTGACAGATGCGATGATGGAAGAGCGGTTGGATGCGTTTGTGGGGAGTTTGTTTTGA
- a CDS encoding DUF2812 domain-containing protein: MAKTKYMMSKGLAFEEAKDMQKLRKKSLAGWHLKRWRFMGYGLEQGEKEDVIYSIDYRDLTPGEEAEYFELFAVSGWEHVCSDYGTHIFKAKPGTKPIYSDPESSIDKLTRQGKSVFLATRICLPITVILGLITQFTSGGVQTVLSWVFIASLFITIPAIMTSLAVLYHKWKARKLV, encoded by the coding sequence ATGGCGAAAACAAAGTATATGATGTCGAAAGGGTTAGCCTTCGAGGAAGCAAAGGATATGCAAAAGCTTCGAAAAAAATCATTAGCAGGTTGGCATCTAAAACGCTGGCGATTCATGGGCTATGGACTGGAGCAAGGTGAAAAAGAGGATGTGATCTATAGCATCGATTATCGGGATCTCACCCCTGGAGAAGAGGCAGAGTACTTTGAGCTATTTGCGGTTAGCGGCTGGGAGCATGTTTGCTCGGACTATGGGACGCATATATTCAAAGCGAAGCCAGGTACAAAGCCGATTTACAGCGACCCGGAATCTTCCATTGATAAGCTAACGCGGCAAGGCAAGTCTGTATTTTTAGCGACACGCATATGTCTGCCCATCACCGTCATCCTCGGGCTCATCACGCAATTCACATCTGGCGGCGTACAAACCGTCTTGAGCTGGGTATTTATCGCTTCACTCTTTATCACAATACCCGCCATCATGACTTCGCTAGCGGTTCTTTACCATAAATGGAAAGCGAGAAAATTGGTTTAA
- a CDS encoding helix-turn-helix transcriptional regulator yields MKPLKQLTDSMFYIMAALTEPRHGYAVMGLIEETTKGVFVIGPASLYTIIKKLLDQELIVLHDDSDSRRKVYVLTELGRTMLAEDMERRKVMIQLAERGLQRGNL; encoded by the coding sequence TTGAAACCATTAAAACAACTCACGGATTCGATGTTTTACATTATGGCTGCATTGACCGAACCGCGGCATGGCTATGCGGTGATGGGGTTAATTGAGGAAACGACAAAGGGGGTATTTGTGATTGGACCTGCTTCACTTTATACCATTATTAAAAAGTTGTTAGATCAAGAACTGATTGTTTTGCACGATGACTCGGACTCACGTCGGAAAGTGTATGTCCTGACTGAATTGGGGCGGACTATGTTAGCAGAAGATATGGAACGTCGAAAAGTAATGATTCAATTGGCGGAAAGAGGCTTACAAAGGGGGAATCTATGA
- a CDS encoding class I SAM-dependent methyltransferase, with protein sequence MTNSWHERFSTEQYVYGKKPNEFVVEVVQDLSRGKVLCIAEGEGRNAVYLASLGFDVTAWDYAQAGLDKTKQLADEKGVDVKTELRDLAEVDWEEEQWDAIVHIFGHFPENVMEQTLAGIKKALKPGGYYLSELYTKEQLHYGTGGPRNEELLCDPMTLLQQFDGYFVRHFHIGEVHRVEGQLHTGIAHVVQSVFQKRKEE encoded by the coding sequence ATGACGAACAGTTGGCATGAACGTTTTTCCACAGAGCAGTACGTTTACGGTAAAAAGCCGAACGAATTTGTTGTTGAGGTAGTACAAGATCTATCGAGGGGAAAAGTGTTGTGTATTGCAGAAGGTGAGGGGCGGAACGCAGTCTATTTGGCTTCCCTAGGTTTTGATGTGACCGCATGGGATTATGCGCAAGCTGGGTTGGATAAAACCAAGCAGCTTGCAGATGAAAAAGGTGTCGATGTTAAAACCGAACTGCGTGATTTAGCGGAAGTGGACTGGGAAGAAGAGCAGTGGGATGCCATCGTCCACATCTTCGGTCATTTTCCAGAAAACGTGATGGAGCAGACTTTGGCAGGTATCAAAAAGGCGCTAAAACCAGGCGGTTATTATCTAAGTGAACTGTACACAAAAGAACAACTCCACTATGGGACAGGTGGCCCTCGGAATGAAGAATTACTTTGTGACCCCATGACATTGCTTCAACAATTTGATGGCTATTTCGTGAGACATTTCCACATCGGGGAAGTTCATCGTGTAGAAGGGCAGTTGCATACGGGAATTGCTCATGTCGTGCAAAGTGTGTTTCAGAAAAGAAAGGAGGAGTAA
- a CDS encoding YwbE family protein → MSGQNRADIKPGLKVAVILKKDQRTGVKTEGVVKDLLTNSSFHPHGIKVRLEDGQVGRVCDIL, encoded by the coding sequence ATGAGTGGACAAAATCGTGCAGATATTAAGCCAGGCCTGAAAGTAGCGGTTATTTTGAAGAAAGATCAGCGGACAGGTGTTAAAACGGAGGGCGTTGTGAAGGATTTATTGACGAATTCGAGCTTTCACCCACATGGCATTAAAGTGCGTCTTGAAGACGGACAAGTCGGTCGGGTATGCGACATATTGTGA
- a CDS encoding substrate-binding domain-containing protein: MEREKNILRATGDIVLFIVIMGFLLPIVLIGALYIWFEGLSYLLPFLLILYAGVGVISIVEIYDKKKYRKMVYRIFMGAVVLSLIATIPGIYHKTRPVVRDGDVDLYVYTPFTDNSKAVVLNEPSTFKIEENLPVIDGATALYPVYAAFAQAVYPEGEYYPYKSEVMSNRTGEAYENLLNGSVDMIFVLAPSEQQLAKAKQVGKELTLTPIGKEAFVFFVNDKNPVQSLTRDDIKGIYSGNLTNWKEVGGKNKAIRAFQRPQDSGSQTALQHFMGDVPIMDPPVEDIASLMGTIIDQVSDYKNYSNAIGYTFRYYSTEMTKNASIRLLAVDGVEPTKETIRSGDYPITNELYAVTADSDNPHVQAFIDWILSEQGQEIVEETGYVEIKE; encoded by the coding sequence ATGGAGAGAGAAAAAAATATTTTGCGGGCAACCGGGGACATTGTATTATTCATTGTCATCATGGGCTTTTTGTTGCCGATTGTACTTATTGGTGCACTTTATATTTGGTTCGAGGGGCTTTCTTATTTACTGCCGTTTCTGCTAATCCTCTACGCAGGTGTGGGTGTCATAAGTATTGTAGAGATTTACGATAAAAAGAAGTATAGAAAGATGGTGTATCGCATCTTCATGGGGGCTGTTGTCCTGTCGTTAATCGCTACAATTCCAGGAATTTATCATAAAACAAGGCCTGTTGTGCGGGATGGCGATGTGGATTTGTATGTGTATACACCTTTTACGGACAATTCAAAAGCTGTGGTGCTCAATGAGCCTTCGACTTTCAAAATAGAGGAGAATTTACCGGTGATTGATGGGGCGACTGCCCTTTACCCGGTTTATGCGGCTTTTGCGCAGGCGGTTTATCCTGAGGGAGAGTATTATCCCTATAAAAGTGAAGTGATGTCGAATCGGACGGGCGAAGCGTATGAAAATCTGCTCAATGGCTCGGTGGATATGATTTTTGTATTGGCTCCATCCGAACAGCAGCTGGCCAAGGCGAAACAAGTAGGCAAGGAGCTGACATTGACGCCGATTGGTAAAGAAGCCTTCGTGTTCTTCGTCAATGATAAAAATCCTGTGCAAAGCTTAACGCGGGATGACATCAAAGGCATTTATTCTGGCAATCTAACGAATTGGAAAGAAGTTGGCGGTAAAAACAAGGCGATTCGTGCTTTCCAACGACCGCAAGATAGTGGCAGTCAGACTGCGCTTCAGCATTTTATGGGCGATGTACCGATTATGGATCCGCCTGTGGAAGACATTGCGTCGCTTATGGGCACCATTATCGACCAAGTATCCGACTATAAAAACTACAGCAATGCCATTGGTTATACATTTCGATACTATTCAACGGAAATGACGAAGAATGCGAGTATTCGCTTACTTGCTGTTGATGGTGTTGAACCGACAAAGGAAACCATTCGTTCAGGTGATTATCCGATTACGAACGAATTGTATGCAGTCACGGCAGATAGTGACAATCCACATGTTCAGGCCTTTATCGACTGGATTTTGTCGGAGCAGGGGCAGGAGATTGTTGAAGAGACAGGATACGTGGAAATTAAAGAGTGA
- a CDS encoding nitronate monooxygenase, whose amino-acid sequence MSKNDLTTMLAIDYPIIQAPMAGVTTPEFVAASAEAGVLGSVGAGYLSAEDTRQFIREVQKRTDKAFAVNLFVPEHVEMNQLYLREAYEALQPIGQQLGMPFWKAPLSESEFDGQVQVLIEEGVKIASFTFGLPDEKTVRLLKEHGVHVIGTATTVEEATLAEQSGMDAVVVQGSEAGGHRGSFAGELTLIPLAKLLPEVVAAVEIPVIAAGGIATKAHMEQALLAGAQAVQIGTALLATDESGAHPKYKQAIFEAEEGCTTLTKAFSGKTARGIRNQFIMDMRDAVLAPYPYQNDLTKGIRKAAAAQGKSEFMSLWAGESVHLTQDGSVKAIIERFVE is encoded by the coding sequence ATGAGTAAAAATGACTTAACGACAATGTTGGCAATTGACTACCCAATTATCCAAGCACCCATGGCAGGGGTAACGACGCCGGAATTTGTGGCGGCATCAGCAGAAGCGGGTGTACTTGGATCGGTTGGAGCAGGCTATCTTTCAGCGGAGGACACACGGCAGTTTATTCGAGAGGTGCAAAAGCGGACAGATAAAGCGTTTGCGGTGAACTTATTTGTGCCGGAGCATGTGGAGATGAATCAGCTGTATTTGCGGGAGGCATATGAGGCATTGCAACCGATTGGACAGCAGCTAGGGATGCCATTTTGGAAGGCACCGTTGTCAGAATCGGAATTCGATGGGCAAGTGCAAGTTCTAATAGAGGAAGGCGTGAAAATTGCTTCGTTTACATTTGGCTTGCCTGACGAGAAAACAGTGCGTTTGTTGAAAGAACATGGTGTTCATGTAATCGGGACGGCTACGACTGTGGAGGAGGCAACATTGGCAGAACAGTCAGGGATGGATGCGGTTGTTGTGCAAGGTAGTGAGGCAGGCGGACATCGTGGCTCTTTTGCCGGCGAATTAACGCTCATTCCGCTGGCTAAATTATTGCCAGAGGTCGTCGCAGCTGTAGAAATTCCAGTGATTGCAGCAGGGGGGATCGCAACGAAAGCGCATATGGAACAAGCGTTATTGGCGGGTGCGCAAGCTGTTCAAATTGGGACAGCACTATTAGCAACAGATGAAAGTGGGGCACACCCGAAGTATAAGCAAGCGATTTTCGAGGCGGAAGAAGGCTGTACCACGTTAACGAAGGCCTTTTCAGGAAAAACTGCGCGAGGCATTCGCAATCAATTCATCATGGACATGCGTGACGCGGTTCTTGCACCGTATCCTTATCAAAATGATTTAACAAAAGGTATTCGGAAAGCGGCGGCAGCACAAGGGAAAAGTGAATTCATGTCGTTATGGGCGGGGGAAAGTGTTCATTTGACGCAAGATGGATCCGTGAAAGCGATTATTGAGAGGTTTGTGGAGTAA
- a CDS encoding M48 family metallopeptidase: protein MNAKSLTSSKETPYFICSVIISAFIYLFAMFSIIGIVIALVILAFVLFSNAIMLGSVRGNGVRVSEKQFPDIYERVTYLSGKMELKNVPDVFVIHSEGAFNAFATRFFGRNMVVIYSEVFELAREQGEKELDFIIAHELSHIKRRHIWKSILTLPANFIPFLAEAYSRACEYTCDREAAYYIEDGAAAKRALTILSIGKGLYKEVNDVAYLEQIHTDSDAAVWFAETLSTHPILPKRIQAVGQFMEVEGTPHFEPNVGKIAIGAIISGVALFALYIGIVITIVFSAGFLAKFLPSDDTEIFEPTLTPLMDSVVNSDITEVEALLDEGADIHETDEDSTTALLYAVYYDEFDIAQLLLDEGANPNDIDYFSHTLTAALANESYDLAALLYHSGADPTLEDPNGETALDYLGVETVQEFEDLLKEY, encoded by the coding sequence TTGAACGCAAAATCGTTAACATCTAGCAAAGAAACACCTTATTTCATCTGTAGCGTCATTATTAGTGCCTTTATTTATCTGTTTGCGATGTTTAGTATTATTGGAATTGTGATTGCCTTAGTGATCCTAGCCTTTGTTTTATTCTCCAATGCCATTATGCTTGGGAGCGTCCGCGGGAATGGTGTGCGGGTGAGTGAAAAACAGTTTCCTGATATTTATGAACGAGTGACCTATTTGTCTGGAAAAATGGAACTCAAAAATGTGCCCGATGTATTCGTTATTCATTCGGAAGGGGCTTTCAATGCCTTTGCCACACGATTTTTCGGGCGTAATATGGTCGTCATTTATTCGGAAGTATTTGAATTGGCACGTGAGCAAGGGGAAAAAGAGCTTGATTTTATCATTGCGCATGAATTGAGCCATATTAAGCGCAGACATATTTGGAAAAGTATCCTCACGCTACCGGCGAACTTTATACCTTTCCTTGCCGAAGCGTATAGCCGTGCATGTGAGTATACTTGTGACCGAGAAGCTGCTTATTACATAGAAGACGGGGCGGCTGCCAAACGCGCGCTGACGATTTTGAGTATCGGTAAAGGGCTTTATAAAGAGGTCAATGATGTTGCTTATTTGGAACAAATCCATACCGACTCTGATGCAGCTGTTTGGTTTGCTGAAACCTTATCGACACATCCTATATTGCCAAAACGTATTCAAGCTGTGGGGCAGTTTATGGAGGTTGAGGGTACACCACATTTCGAGCCGAATGTTGGTAAAATTGCGATAGGCGCAATTATTTCTGGGGTTGCCTTATTTGCTCTTTATATCGGTATCGTTATAACAATCGTCTTCAGTGCTGGATTTTTAGCTAAATTCCTTCCTAGTGACGATACAGAAATATTCGAGCCTACACTAACACCGCTAATGGATTCAGTCGTGAATAGCGACATTACAGAAGTCGAAGCGCTGCTCGATGAAGGAGCGGATATCCATGAAACGGATGAGGATTCGACGACAGCACTTCTGTATGCAGTGTATTATGATGAATTTGATATCGCCCAATTGCTACTCGATGAAGGGGCGAATCCCAATGACATCGATTATTTTTCCCATACGCTTACAGCAGCACTTGCAAATGAATCCTATGACCTAGCTGCGCTGTTATACCATTCAGGTGCAGATCCAACGCTAGAAGACCCTAATGGTGAAACCGCACTTGATTATTTAGGAGTAGAGACAGTGCAAGAATTCGAGGATTTATTGAAAGAGTACTAG
- a CDS encoding sensor histidine kinase, with amino-acid sequence MLDLLAIMLERVGMIVAVAFILTRFQFFKKLVQHDKLEKKQALTAILFFGLFGIVGTYFGVALSTNTLHFNSVAAALTTDEAIANSRVIGVVVAGLLGGYRLGLGAGLIAGIHRMTLGGFTAFSCGISTIVAGLLAGAFYRKGKTLKPLTVFGIGALAETMQMSVILMISKPFEQAMTLVEVIGIPMILANGVGTALFLLIVHNVISEQEKVTALQAQKTLRIANQTLGHLRKGMNAETAQAVCDILYKELKPSAVAMTNRTDILAHVGIASDHHQVNSPIRTHETKAVIHYGELVVVNDGTIHCDFPGCRLGAAVIAPLIRRGETVGTLKLYYPSEKVITDVSIELISGLSLLLNTQLEIAETDHAYQLAKEAEIKALQAQINPHFLFNSMNIIVSLIRTNPNQARKLLTSLSYFLRQNVTGTTASKISLEQELSHVKAYMEIIEARFVDRLTIVYDVDDHLLAEQIPPFTLQPIVENAIHHGIKDMEKDSVITLRVHNCESEIEITVEDNGEGIVPERLALLGTMQVASEIGTGVGLFNINRRLRMTFGDQAALAIRSERNKGTAISFRIPKLEVGV; translated from the coding sequence TTGTTAGATTTGCTTGCCATTATGTTGGAAAGAGTTGGTATGATTGTAGCAGTTGCCTTCATTCTAACGCGTTTTCAGTTCTTTAAAAAATTGGTACAGCACGATAAATTGGAGAAAAAGCAGGCGCTTACGGCGATTTTGTTTTTTGGATTATTTGGCATTGTCGGTACGTATTTTGGTGTGGCATTGAGCACAAATACTTTGCATTTTAACAGCGTTGCTGCGGCGTTGACGACGGATGAAGCGATTGCAAATTCAAGGGTCATTGGTGTTGTTGTCGCGGGACTATTAGGCGGGTATCGCTTAGGGCTCGGTGCGGGGCTGATTGCCGGAATTCACCGAATGACATTGGGTGGATTTACGGCGTTTTCTTGTGGGATTTCGACAATTGTCGCGGGGCTTCTTGCGGGCGCTTTTTATCGGAAAGGGAAAACGTTGAAACCGCTAACGGTGTTTGGCATCGGGGCGCTGGCAGAGACGATGCAAATGAGTGTGATTTTAATGATTTCCAAACCGTTTGAACAGGCGATGACGTTAGTTGAGGTCATTGGGATTCCGATGATTTTGGCTAATGGTGTTGGAACGGCGCTCTTCTTATTGATTGTTCATAATGTCATTAGTGAGCAGGAGAAGGTAACAGCCCTGCAAGCGCAAAAGACATTGCGTATCGCCAATCAAACACTGGGACACTTGCGTAAAGGGATGAACGCCGAAACAGCGCAGGCAGTTTGTGATATTCTCTATAAGGAATTGAAGCCAAGTGCTGTTGCGATGACGAATCGCACAGACATACTTGCGCATGTTGGGATTGCTAGTGATCATCATCAAGTCAACAGCCCAATTCGAACGCACGAAACGAAGGCGGTTATTCATTACGGAGAGTTGGTCGTGGTCAATGACGGCACCATCCATTGTGATTTTCCAGGTTGTCGGTTGGGAGCGGCGGTCATTGCACCCCTTATCCGACGTGGGGAAACGGTTGGGACGTTAAAGCTGTACTATCCATCGGAAAAAGTGATTACGGATGTCAGCATCGAATTGATATCAGGGCTGAGCCTACTATTGAATACGCAACTTGAAATCGCAGAAACAGATCATGCGTATCAGCTCGCAAAGGAAGCGGAAATTAAAGCACTGCAAGCGCAAATTAACCCCCACTTCCTCTTTAATTCGATGAACATTATTGTGTCTTTAATTCGCACGAATCCTAATCAAGCTCGCAAGTTATTGACATCTCTTTCGTACTTTTTACGGCAAAATGTCACAGGGACAACGGCATCGAAAATCTCCTTGGAACAAGAACTATCGCATGTCAAAGCCTATATGGAAATTATTGAAGCGCGGTTTGTTGATCGACTGACCATTGTGTATGATGTGGACGATCATTTGTTAGCAGAACAAATTCCGCCATTCACCTTGCAGCCGATTGTGGAAAATGCGATTCATCATGGGATTAAAGATATGGAGAAAGATAGTGTGATTACATTGCGCGTACATAATTGTGAGTCAGAAATTGAAATTACAGTAGAAGACAATGGAGAAGGCATCGTACCCGAGCGTCTGGCTTTACTAGGCACAATGCAGGTAGCGTCTGAAATAGGAACAGGAGTAGGACTATTCAACATCAATCGTCGGTTACGGATGACATTTGGTGACCAAGCGGCATTAGCCATCCGCAGCGAACGGAACAAAGGAACAGCTATTTCATTTCGAATTCCCAAATTGGAGGTAGGGGTTTAA
- a CDS encoding LytTR family DNA-binding domain-containing protein: MQTIRILVVDDERYAREELMYLLSKFPAVQVVGEAESGEAAILKALQLLPDVVFLDVEMPKMNGIEVAKSLVELKKVPLIIFATAYPQFAAEAFRINAIDYLLKPYDEEQLQQTIARIEKTLLPVPTADSSETLGKLAVEADGEINYIHPKEILYICRDEKVTKIITQTHGYEVRTTLKELESRLVPFSFFRIHKGYLVNLTYVSRLTPWFNGAYQLELEGLEEKLSVSRNYVKELRQRLEL, translated from the coding sequence ATGCAGACAATTCGTATTCTAGTTGTAGATGACGAGCGATATGCGCGGGAAGAGTTAATGTATTTATTGAGCAAATTTCCTGCGGTTCAAGTAGTTGGTGAAGCGGAAAGTGGAGAGGCGGCTATTTTGAAAGCCTTGCAGCTACTTCCGGATGTTGTTTTTCTGGATGTAGAAATGCCTAAAATGAATGGCATTGAAGTGGCAAAATCATTAGTGGAGTTAAAGAAAGTACCACTTATCATCTTTGCAACGGCTTATCCTCAATTTGCTGCGGAAGCGTTTCGTATCAATGCCATTGATTACTTATTGAAACCATACGATGAAGAACAGCTACAGCAAACCATTGCACGAATTGAAAAAACGTTGTTGCCGGTTCCAACAGCCGATTCCTCAGAAACACTTGGGAAATTGGCAGTGGAGGCCGATGGAGAAATTAATTATATTCATCCTAAAGAAATCTTATATATATGTCGCGATGAAAAAGTGACCAAAATTATTACTCAAACGCATGGCTACGAAGTACGGACCACTTTAAAAGAACTCGAAAGTCGATTGGTTCCCTTTTCATTTTTCCGAATTCATAAAGGCTATCTTGTCAATTTGACGTATGTTAGCCGATTGACCCCGTGGTTTAATGGTGCTTATCAGCTTGAACTAGAAGGTTTGGAAGAAAAACTGTCCGTCAGTCGAAATTATGTAAAAGAATTGCGCCAACGCTTAGAATTGTAA
- a CDS encoding carbon starvation CstA family protein codes for MITFFVAIALLVIGYFTYGKFIEKIFDPADARKTPAYANADGIDYVPMNKHKNALIQLLNIAGTGPIFGPIMGALFGPVAFLWIVFGAIFAGAVHDYLTGMISIRNKGAHIPELAGKFLGTVSKHVVNVFALLLLLLVGTVFVTTPASLLAILMNGKVALWILITVIFVYYFLSTILPIDKIIGRLYPYFGAVLLIGTVGVGGALLFSDYTIPELTLTNMHPDNVPIFPILFFTITCGALSGFHATQSPIISRTVEKESQGRYVFYGMMITEAVIAMIWAAAAMSMLDGQTLSEFIATGTPSSVVNEVSMTLLGAIGGTIAVLGAIVLPITSGDTAFRAARSIIADYLKIDQHKVAKRLMIAIPLFAVSALLTQIDFNILWRYFSWANQATAAIALWIATMYLFIKGKNYIVSLVPALFITYMVFVYILNAKIGFSLDLKLSFYIGIVLTAILTAMFFMKAKHNKANNIETDIVVEE; via the coding sequence ATGATTACATTTTTTGTAGCAATTGCACTATTAGTTATCGGTTATTTTACGTATGGGAAATTCATTGAAAAGATTTTTGACCCTGCCGATGCTCGAAAAACACCTGCGTACGCCAACGCAGATGGTATCGACTATGTACCGATGAATAAACATAAAAACGCATTGATTCAGCTATTGAATATAGCGGGTACAGGTCCAATTTTTGGCCCGATTATGGGGGCGTTATTCGGTCCAGTCGCTTTTTTGTGGATTGTCTTTGGGGCGATTTTTGCCGGAGCTGTGCATGACTATTTAACAGGTATGATTTCTATACGTAATAAAGGGGCGCATATTCCAGAATTAGCGGGGAAATTCTTAGGTACTGTTTCGAAACATGTTGTAAACGTTTTCGCTTTATTACTTCTATTATTAGTCGGAACGGTGTTTGTCACGACGCCGGCATCGCTATTAGCGATATTGATGAATGGCAAAGTGGCGTTGTGGATCTTAATTACGGTCATTTTTGTCTATTATTTCTTATCAACGATTCTGCCGATTGATAAAATTATTGGTCGATTGTATCCGTATTTCGGAGCAGTGCTCTTAATTGGGACGGTTGGAGTTGGGGGCGCTTTACTGTTCTCAGATTATACGATTCCAGAATTGACGTTAACGAATATGCATCCAGATAATGTGCCGATTTTCCCGATTTTATTCTTCACGATTACATGTGGTGCGTTATCTGGCTTCCATGCGACGCAGTCACCAATTATCTCTCGAACGGTAGAGAAAGAATCGCAAGGTCGTTATGTATTTTACGGCATGATGATTACAGAAGCAGTCATTGCGATGATTTGGGCGGCGGCTGCTATGAGTATGTTGGATGGGCAAACGTTAAGTGAGTTTATCGCAACGGGCACGCCTTCTTCGGTTGTCAATGAAGTATCGATGACATTGCTTGGGGCTATTGGTGGAACGATTGCTGTGTTAGGTGCTATTGTCCTGCCGATTACATCAGGAGATACGGCATTCCGTGCGGCGCGTTCAATCATTGCGGATTATTTGAAGATTGACCAGCACAAAGTTGCGAAACGTTTAATGATTGCCATCCCTTTATTTGCAGTATCGGCGTTGTTAACGCAAATTGACTTTAATATTTTATGGCGCTACTTCTCTTGGGCCAACCAAGCGACTGCGGCCATTGCTTTGTGGATTGCGACGATGTATTTGTTTATCAAAGGTAAGAATTATATTGTATCGCTAGTACCGGCACTATTTATCACATATATGGTGTTTGTATATATCTTGAATGCGAAGATTGGTTTTAGCTTAGACTTGAAGCTGTCCTTCTATATCGGCATCGTCTTAACGGCTATTTTGACAGCAATGTTCTTTATGAAGGCGAAGCATAATAAGGCGAATAACATTGAGACGGATATTGTAGTGGAAGAATAG